Proteins co-encoded in one Garra rufa chromosome 21, GarRuf1.0, whole genome shotgun sequence genomic window:
- the chrm3a gene encoding muscarinic acetylcholine receptor M3, producing MDSNSTELGLYSPSDALGVGIYPASTPWPLLQNTSLINLSAVFKLNGSNVEVEGQSYDPLGGHSLWQVILIVVFTGLLSIITIIGNILVMVSFKVNRQLKTVNNYFLLSLAVADLIIGVISMNLYTTYIVMGQWAMGKWACDLWLAIDYVASNASVMNLLVISFDRYFSITRPLTYRAKRTTRRAGVMIGLAWFVSLILWAPAILFWQYFVGERTVPPDKCYIQFLSEPIITFCTAMAAFYLPVTIMSVLYWRIYKETENRSRELAGLQGSVGRFAGVERPRFHLHTTGGSSRSCSSFELGQPGHKQSSIRGLSGRFHCWGWKSGGRDKGGPHREADQSSSDSWNNNDAGLSADHSGSSDEEESAPSTTRAIFSIVLSLPGMRAAVTSQVTSCEDLDTEEDPLRSPVENDDRDGSISRSVINGNKRFVGSISKVQSMSAIQPSTDPNVDGTNTTVKSPSAPITFKEAALAKRFAARARTQITKRKRMSLIKEKKAAQTLSAILFAFIITWTPYNIMVLVNTFCNGCIPENLWALGYWLCYVNSTVNPMCYALCNKTFRTTFKMILLCRWDQKKSKPSFPQRHAVRFHRSIPTDST from the coding sequence ATGGACTCCAACAGCACAGAGCTGGGCCTGTACTCGCCATCCGACGCCCTGGGAGTGGGAATCTACCCGGCATCCACTCCGTGGCCACTGCTCCAGAACACAAGCCTCATCAACCTCAGCGCTGTTTTCAAGCTCAATGGGAGTAATGTCGAGGTTGAAGGTCAATCCTATGATCCTCTGGGTGGCCACTCACTATGGCAGGTCATTCTCATCGTTGTCTTTACAGGACTGCTCTCCATTATTACTATCATCGGCAACATCTTGGTCATGGTGTCGTTTAAGGTCAACCGACAACTCAAAACGGTTAACAATTACTTCCTACTTAGTCTAGCCGTGGCAGATCTCATCATTGGGGTCATCTCTATGAACCTGTACACCACCTACATCGTCATGGGCCAGTGGGCAATGGGAAAATGGGCATGCGACCTCTGGCTAGCAATAGACTACGTTGCCAGCAATGCATCCGTCATGAATCTGCTGGTCATTAGCTTTGACCGCTATTTCTCTATCACAAGGCCTCTGACGTACCGTGCCAAGCGTACCACCAGGCGGGCAGGAGTGATGATTGGCCTGGCATGGTTTGTGTCGCTCATACTTTGGGCGCCTGCCATTTTGTTTTGGCAGTATTTTGTTGGAGAAAGAACCGTTCCTCCGGATAAATGCTATATTCAGTTTCTCTCCGAGCCCATTATTACATTTTGCACCGCCATGGCGGCTTTCTACCTGCCAGTGACGATAATGAGCGTACTATACTGGCGAATATACAAAGAGACTGAGAACCGTTCTCGGGAACTTGCAGGATTACAAGGCTCGGTTGGAAGGTTCGCAGGTGTCGAGCGACCACGCTTCCACCTCCACACCACTGGGGGAAGCTCTAGAAGCTGCAGCAGCTTCGAACTGGGCCAGCCTGGCCACAAACAAAGCTCCATTCGCGGCTTGAGTGGGCGATTCCATTGCTGGGGGTGGAAGTCGGGTGGAAGGGATAAAGGTGGGCCGCACCGGGAGGCGGATCAGAGCAGCAGCGACAGCTGGAATAACAACGACGCTGGGCTGTCAGCTGACCACTCAGGGTCATCTGACGAGGAGGAGAGTGCACCATCCACCACGCGGGCGATTTTCTCCATCGTTCTTAGTCTGCCTGGCATGAGGGCAGCTGTAACCTCCCAAGTCACATCTTGTGAGGATCTGGACACCGAGGAAGATCCATTACGCTCCCCTGTGGAGAACGACGACAGGGATGGCAGCATCTCTCGCTCCGTCATCAACGGGAACAAACGGTTTGTTGGAAGCATTAGTAAAGTTCAATCAATGTCCGCCATACAGCCATCAACGGATCCGAACGTAGACGGCACCAACACCACCGTCAAATCCCCCTCAGCGCCCATAACTTTCAAAGAGGCAGCTCTTGCGAAACGTTTCGCAGCTCGCGCAAGGACGCAAATCACCAAGCGCAAGCGCATGTCgctaataaaagaaaagaaagcgGCGCAAACTCTAAGCGCCATCCTTTTCGCTTTCATTATAACATGGACGCCTTACAACATCATGGTGCTAGTCAACACTTTCTGCAACGGTTGCATACCTGAGAACCTCTGGGCACTAGGCTATTGGCTATGCTACGTTAACAGTACAGTAAATCCTATGTGCTACGCCCTTTGCAACAAGACTTTTCGTACCACTTTTAAGATGATCCTGCTTTGTCGCTGGGATCAGAAAAAAAGCAAGCCAAGCTTTCCACAAAGACATGCTGTGAGGTTTCACAGGAGCATACCGACAGACTCTACATAG